The Immundisolibacter cernigliae genome has a window encoding:
- the coaBC gene encoding bifunctional phosphopantothenoylcysteine decarboxylase/phosphopantothenate--cysteine ligase CoaBC: MNALANKHILLGVTGGIAAYKAPELVRRLRDAGAQVQVVLTAAGGAFITPLTLQAVSGQPVHQELLSAQAESGMGHIELARWADLILVAPCTADFMARLAHGLAGDLLGACCLAARVPIAIAPAMNAGMWDSPATQRNLRQIMADGVQVWGPGSGSQACGEVGAGRLLEPLELVDRGAALLGGESNAGALAGRKVLMTAGPTFEDLDPVRYLGNRSSGRMGYAVAQAAREAGAEVLLISGPVALADPPGVTVQRVRSALDMHRAVLDAVAGMDVFIGTAAVADYRPAQPAGQKIKKTRESLTVELVRNPDILAEVAARADRPFTVGFAAETDDVLGYARRKLEEKRLDLIAANTVGAGQGFEVDDNALTLLWPGGQQELPRASKAALARDLINVIAQRLHAPG; encoded by the coding sequence ATGAACGCACTTGCCAATAAACACATCCTGCTGGGCGTGACCGGCGGCATCGCCGCTTACAAGGCGCCGGAGCTGGTGCGCCGCCTGCGCGACGCGGGGGCGCAGGTGCAGGTGGTGCTGACGGCCGCCGGCGGCGCCTTCATCACGCCACTGACGCTGCAGGCGGTCAGCGGCCAGCCGGTGCATCAGGAACTGCTCAGTGCCCAGGCCGAGTCCGGCATGGGCCACATCGAGCTGGCGCGCTGGGCGGACCTGATCCTGGTCGCCCCCTGCACGGCGGATTTCATGGCGCGTCTGGCGCACGGCCTGGCCGGCGATCTGCTGGGCGCCTGCTGCCTGGCGGCGCGGGTGCCGATCGCCATCGCGCCGGCCATGAATGCCGGCATGTGGGACAGCCCGGCCACGCAGCGCAATCTGCGCCAGATCATGGCCGACGGCGTTCAGGTGTGGGGTCCCGGCAGCGGCAGTCAGGCCTGCGGCGAGGTCGGCGCGGGACGCCTGCTGGAGCCGCTGGAGCTGGTTGACCGCGGCGCGGCGCTGCTGGGCGGTGAGTCAAACGCGGGCGCTCTGGCCGGGCGCAAGGTGCTGATGACGGCCGGGCCGACCTTCGAGGACCTGGACCCGGTGCGATACCTCGGCAACCGCAGTTCCGGGCGCATGGGCTACGCGGTGGCGCAGGCCGCCCGCGAGGCGGGGGCCGAGGTGCTGCTGATCAGCGGCCCGGTGGCGCTGGCGGACCCACCGGGCGTGACGGTGCAGCGGGTGCGCTCGGCGCTCGACATGCATCGCGCGGTGCTGGATGCGGTGGCCGGCATGGACGTGTTCATCGGTACCGCGGCGGTGGCCGATTACCGTCCGGCGCAGCCGGCCGGGCAGAAAATCAAGAAGACGCGCGAGTCGCTGACGGTCGAATTGGTGCGCAATCCGGACATCCTGGCCGAGGTGGCGGCGCGCGCCGACCGGCCGTTCACGGTCGGATTCGCGGCCGAGACCGACGATGTGCTCGGCTACGCGCGGCGCAAGCTGGAGGAAAAACGCCTCGATCTGATCGCCGCCAACACGGTCGGCGCCGGCCAGGGTTTCGAGGTGGACGACAACGCGCTGACGCTGCTGTGGCCGGGCGGGCAGCAGGAACTGCCGCGCGCCAGCAAGGCGGCGCTGGCACGCGATTTGATCAACGTGATTGCGCAGCGGCTGCATGCGCCGGGTTGA
- the radC gene encoding RadC family protein, protein MAIVDWQPDERPRERLLANGPAALSDAELLAICLRTGVRGESAVDLARNLLAEHGGVRGLLTGDRHALLGRRGLGAAKYAQLLAVAELGRRYAQEVLRRGEALASPQAARDYLSMQLRDHPQEVFGCLFLDNRHRVLAFEELFRGTVNAASVYPREVVRAALRHNAAALILAHNHPSGVAEPSDADLSLTRRLKTALELVDVRVLDHIVVGDGQTTSLAERGQL, encoded by the coding sequence ATGGCAATCGTGGATTGGCAACCCGACGAGCGCCCGCGCGAGCGGCTGCTGGCCAACGGCCCGGCGGCGCTGAGCGACGCCGAACTGCTGGCGATTTGTCTTCGCACCGGCGTGCGCGGCGAATCGGCGGTCGATCTGGCGCGCAACCTGCTCGCCGAGCACGGGGGCGTGCGCGGCCTGCTGACCGGCGATCGCCACGCGCTGCTGGGTCGGCGCGGTCTGGGCGCCGCCAAGTACGCGCAGCTGCTGGCGGTGGCGGAACTGGGCCGCCGTTACGCGCAGGAAGTGCTGCGCCGCGGCGAGGCGCTGGCCTCGCCGCAGGCAGCGCGCGATTACCTTTCCATGCAGCTGCGCGACCACCCGCAGGAGGTGTTCGGCTGCCTGTTCCTGGACAACCGCCACCGCGTGCTGGCCTTCGAGGAACTGTTTCGCGGCACCGTGAACGCCGCCAGCGTCTACCCGCGCGAGGTGGTGCGCGCGGCGCTGCGCCACAACGCGGCGGCGCTGATCCTGGCCCACAACCACCCGTCCGGCGTGGCCGAGCCCAGCGACGCCGACCTGAGCCTCACGCGACGCCTCAAAACCGCCCTGGAACTGGTCGACGTGCGCGTGCTGGACCACATCGTCGTGGGCGACGGGCAGACCACGTCGCTGGCCGAGCGCGGGCAGTTGTGA
- a CDS encoding MFS transporter, whose translation MLRALRHRNFKLFFFGQLLSLPGTWIQMVAQSWLIYRLTDSAVLLGLAGFASQFPVFLIAPLGGALADRFSRHRLLIGTQVASAVLALSLAALTLSGQVEVWHVFTLASLLGVVNGFDLPARQAFTVQLVGREDLPNAIALNSSAFNAARLVGPAVAGVLVAAAGEGWCFLLNGVSYATVLAALLAMRLTPTEKPIHTGSMLEHIVDGIRYVRGHLPIRSLLLLLGMVSLAGMPYAVLMPVFADRILHGGPQGLGILMSCAGGGALVGALLLAARRSPRGLGGWVPWAAFGFGLGLVGFSLSRNFWLSGVLLVPTGFAMMVQMAASNTLLQMMVPDALRGRVMSLYSMMFMGMAPLGSLLAGSLAEVIGAPGTVAGGGALCMLAALWFRRRLPQIRGAIHGMGGAGPGAPAADGRGAQPVDNARRPEPQSGAPDRPS comes from the coding sequence ATGCTGCGGGCGCTGCGCCACCGCAACTTCAAGCTGTTCTTTTTCGGCCAGCTGCTGTCCCTGCCGGGCACCTGGATTCAGATGGTGGCGCAGTCGTGGCTGATCTACCGGCTGACCGATTCGGCGGTACTGCTGGGACTGGCGGGCTTTGCCAGCCAGTTTCCGGTGTTCCTGATCGCGCCCCTGGGCGGCGCGTTGGCGGACCGCTTCAGCCGCCACCGGCTGCTGATCGGCACGCAGGTGGCGTCGGCCGTGCTGGCGCTGAGCCTTGCCGCGCTCACGCTCAGCGGCCAGGTCGAGGTCTGGCATGTGTTCACGCTGGCCTCGCTGCTGGGCGTGGTCAACGGCTTCGATCTGCCGGCGCGCCAGGCGTTTACGGTGCAGCTGGTGGGCCGGGAGGATCTGCCAAACGCCATTGCGCTGAATTCCTCGGCCTTCAATGCCGCGCGCCTGGTCGGCCCGGCGGTGGCGGGCGTGCTGGTGGCGGCGGCCGGCGAGGGCTGGTGTTTTCTGCTCAACGGCGTCAGTTACGCAACAGTGCTGGCGGCGCTGCTGGCGATGCGCCTCACGCCGACCGAAAAGCCGATTCATACCGGCTCCATGCTGGAGCACATCGTGGACGGCATACGCTACGTGCGCGGCCATCTGCCGATCCGCAGCCTGCTTCTGCTGCTGGGCATGGTCAGCCTGGCCGGCATGCCGTACGCGGTGCTGATGCCGGTGTTCGCGGACCGCATCCTGCACGGCGGGCCGCAGGGGCTGGGCATTCTGATGAGCTGCGCCGGCGGCGGGGCATTGGTCGGCGCACTGCTTCTGGCGGCGCGGCGCAGCCCACGCGGGCTTGGCGGCTGGGTGCCGTGGGCGGCGTTCGGATTCGGGCTCGGCCTGGTCGGCTTTTCGCTGTCGCGCAACTTCTGGCTGTCCGGCGTGCTGCTGGTGCCGACCGGCTTTGCCATGATGGTGCAGATGGCGGCTTCCAACACGCTGCTGCAGATGATGGTGCCCGATGCCCTGCGCGGGCGGGTGATGTCGCTTTATTCGATGATGTTCATGGGCATGGCGCCGCTGGGCTCGCTGCTGGCCGGCAGCCTGGCCGAGGTGATCGGCGCGCCCGGCACGGTGGCCGGCGGTGGCGCGCTGTGCATGCTGGCGGCGCTGTGGTTCAGGCGACGCTTGCCGCAGATTCGCGGCGCCATCCACGGCATGGGCGGCGCCGGTCCGGGCGCGCCGGCTGCGGATGGCCGCGGAGCGCAGCCGGTGGACAACGCCCGGCGGCCTGAGCCGCAATCCGGGGCGCCTGACCGGCCGAGCTAG
- a CDS encoding TIGR04211 family SH3 domain-containing protein, whose protein sequence is MTLNRCVFALALAVLVSGRCLALEPGQEPARVPTVEPAQALRALQREHEALVAQQPALQEAAGQAATLASQNQQLEQQVQSLQAQVDGLRDEAAALRTDDRRRWFVTGAAVLAAGLLIGLILPLLGGRKRRGYGGFR, encoded by the coding sequence ATGACCTTGAATCGATGTGTGTTCGCGCTCGCGCTGGCCGTGCTGGTGAGCGGGCGATGCCTGGCCCTGGAGCCCGGACAGGAGCCCGCGCGCGTGCCGACGGTAGAGCCGGCGCAGGCGCTGCGCGCCCTGCAGCGCGAACACGAGGCCCTGGTGGCGCAGCAACCGGCCCTGCAGGAAGCGGCCGGCCAGGCCGCGACGCTGGCCAGCCAGAACCAGCAACTCGAACAGCAGGTCCAGTCCCTGCAGGCGCAGGTGGACGGGCTGCGCGACGAAGCGGCTGCCTTGCGGACCGATGACCGCCGCCGCTGGTTCGTGACCGGCGCCGCGGTGCTCGCGGCCGGGCTGTTGATCGGCCTCATCCTGCCGCTGCTGGGCGGCCGCAAGCGACGCGGCTACGGCGGCTTTCGCTAG
- a CDS encoding GNAT family N-acetyltransferase/peptidase C39 family protein, translating to MIRPATLDDLDALLAIEERCFDSDRLSRRSFRHLLTRGHAATLVADEHGAIRGYGMVLCNAGTSLGRLYSFAVDPSAQGRGLGHRLLEACEQAALARDCVTLRLEVRPDNAAAIRLYEAHGYRRFDVVEDYYEDHAEALRYEKQVAPHLKPDLVPVPYYQQTLDFTCGPAALMMAMKALQPTLRTDRKLELRLWRESTTVFMTSGHGGCGPYGMALAAWQRGFDVEVFVNDEGALFVDSVRSPDKKAVITLVQEDFLDQLRALPVPLHRGAASLDRLQAAFAHGGIPIVLISSYRIYHEKFPHWLVVTGFDDRYVYVHDPFVDDEASKTRMDCINMPILKKDFQRMARYGKAGQRAALVIRRRAKAASVPAVATG from the coding sequence ATGATCCGCCCCGCCACGCTGGACGACCTGGATGCCCTGCTCGCCATCGAGGAGCGCTGTTTCGACAGCGATCGCCTGAGCCGGCGCAGCTTTCGCCACCTGCTCACGCGCGGTCACGCTGCAACCCTGGTCGCCGACGAGCACGGCGCGATCCGCGGCTACGGCATGGTGCTGTGCAACGCCGGCACGTCGCTGGGGCGCCTGTATTCGTTCGCCGTCGATCCGTCCGCCCAGGGCCGGGGGCTCGGCCATCGGCTGCTGGAAGCCTGCGAGCAGGCGGCGCTGGCGCGCGACTGCGTCACGCTGCGTCTTGAGGTCCGCCCCGACAACGCGGCCGCAATCCGCCTGTACGAAGCCCACGGCTACCGCCGCTTCGACGTGGTGGAGGATTACTACGAGGACCACGCCGAGGCGCTGCGTTACGAGAAACAGGTCGCGCCGCACCTGAAGCCCGACCTGGTGCCGGTGCCGTATTACCAGCAGACGCTGGATTTCACCTGCGGACCGGCGGCGCTGATGATGGCGATGAAGGCCCTGCAGCCGACCCTGCGCACCGACCGCAAGCTCGAACTGCGCCTGTGGCGCGAGTCGACCACCGTGTTCATGACCTCCGGCCACGGCGGCTGCGGCCCGTACGGCATGGCGCTGGCCGCCTGGCAGCGCGGTTTCGACGTCGAGGTGTTCGTCAACGACGAGGGCGCGCTGTTCGTCGATTCCGTGCGCAGCCCGGACAAGAAAGCCGTCATCACCCTGGTGCAGGAAGACTTCCTGGACCAGCTGCGCGCCCTGCCGGTGCCGCTGCACCGCGGCGCCGCCAGTCTGGATCGCTTGCAGGCGGCATTCGCCCACGGCGGCATCCCGATTGTGCTGATCAGCTCGTATCGCATCTATCACGAAAAATTTCCGCACTGGCTGGTGGTCACAGGCTTCGACGACCGCTACGTGTACGTGCACGACCCCTTCGTCGACGACGAGGCCAGCAAGACCCGCATGGACTGCATCAACATGCCCATCCTGAAGAAAGACTTCCAGCGCATGGCCCGCTACGGCAAGGCCGGCCAGCGCGCAGCGCTGGTGATCCGCCGCCGCGCGAAAGCCGCCAGCGTGCCGGCCGTGGCCACGGGCTGA
- a CDS encoding RimK family protein, translating to MSVHLIVVEHRRDWPAHFPPAMVVTVQDYLATPEYQKLRDVRVLNLCRGYRYLSLGYYCSLLAEARRHRVIPAMRAITDLSAKAIYSLGAEDLDAQVHRSLSRRIAREAGRSEFEMDIYFGRCADEALQDLAEEIFELFPCPLLRVQFEHDSKWRISAIRPLALGAIPAEQQGLFVASFEAYVSRRWRSPRVRESARYDIAILHNPAEKLPPTSARGLQRFIRAGKKLDLSVDLIERKDYGRLAEYDALFIRETTAIDHHTYRFAKRAQAEGMAVLDDPDSIVKCTNKVYLHELLSANRVPVPRTRVLQKGQLEGLALDAVTYPAVVKIPDGSFSRGVHKAENREQLEQYARELLRESDLILLQEFVYTEFDWRIGVLNRQPIYACQYFMSKHHWQIVKHGADGQVTEGNARTVAVEDAPPQVVKTALAAANLIGDGFYGVDIKQSGERVVVIEVNDNPNVDPGVEDAVLGDRLYELILEDLARRLDERRAR from the coding sequence ATGTCGGTTCATCTGATCGTGGTGGAACACCGCCGGGACTGGCCGGCCCACTTTCCGCCGGCCATGGTGGTCACGGTGCAGGACTACCTGGCGACGCCCGAGTACCAGAAGCTGCGCGACGTGCGGGTGCTGAACCTGTGCCGTGGCTACCGGTACCTGAGCCTGGGGTACTACTGCTCGCTGCTGGCCGAGGCGCGCCGCCACCGGGTGATCCCGGCCATGCGCGCCATCACCGACCTGTCGGCCAAGGCCATCTACAGCCTGGGTGCGGAGGATCTGGACGCGCAGGTGCACCGCTCGCTGTCGCGCCGCATCGCGCGCGAGGCCGGTCGCAGCGAGTTCGAGATGGACATCTACTTCGGTCGCTGCGCCGACGAGGCGCTGCAGGACCTGGCCGAGGAAATCTTCGAGCTGTTCCCGTGCCCGCTGCTGCGGGTGCAGTTCGAGCACGACAGCAAGTGGCGCATCAGCGCCATCCGGCCGCTGGCACTTGGCGCCATCCCCGCCGAGCAGCAGGGCTTGTTCGTCGCCAGCTTCGAAGCCTACGTCAGCCGGCGCTGGCGCTCGCCGCGGGTGCGCGAGTCGGCCCGCTACGACATTGCCATCCTGCACAACCCGGCCGAGAAACTCCCGCCGACCAGCGCCCGCGGCCTGCAGCGCTTCATCCGCGCCGGCAAGAAGCTCGACCTGTCGGTGGACCTGATCGAGCGCAAGGACTACGGCCGGCTGGCCGAGTACGACGCGCTGTTCATCCGCGAGACCACGGCCATCGACCACCACACCTACCGCTTCGCCAAGCGCGCGCAGGCCGAGGGCATGGCGGTGCTCGACGATCCGGACTCGATCGTCAAGTGCACCAACAAGGTCTACCTGCACGAGCTGCTCAGCGCCAATCGCGTGCCGGTGCCGCGCACGCGCGTGCTGCAGAAAGGCCAGCTCGAAGGCCTGGCGCTGGACGCGGTGACCTACCCGGCGGTGGTGAAGATTCCTGACGGTTCCTTCTCGCGCGGCGTGCACAAGGCCGAGAACCGCGAGCAGCTGGAGCAGTACGCGCGCGAGCTGCTGCGCGAATCGGACCTGATCCTGCTGCAGGAATTCGTGTACACGGAATTTGACTGGCGCATCGGCGTGCTGAACCGCCAGCCGATATATGCCTGCCAGTACTTCATGTCCAAGCACCACTGGCAGATCGTCAAGCACGGCGCGGACGGGCAGGTTACCGAAGGCAACGCCCGCACCGTGGCGGTGGAAGACGCCCCGCCGCAGGTCGTGAAAACCGCACTCGCCGCCGCCAACCTGATCGGCGACGGCTTCTACGGCGTGGACATCAAACAGTCCGGCGAGCGGGTGGTGGTGATCGAGGTCAACGACAACCCGAACGTCGACCCGGGCGTCGAGGACGCGGTGCTGGGCGATCGCCTGTACGAGCTGATCCTGGAAGACCTGGCGCGGCGCCTGGACGAGCGGCGCGCCCGGTAG
- a CDS encoding SDR family oxidoreductase, which yields MAEQPFRGQVALITGSSRGIGRATALLLARRGADIAVHYRRDEEAALAVCSEARAAGVRAVAVRADLRDQEAVAALVAQVGNDFGRLDMLVANAASTAFKPLLELAPHNIGMTLDTSVQSLLTLVRAAVPLMQGRSGNIVTVSGFDTLRCLPGHGLLGAAKAAVETLTRYLAAELAPLGINANCVVPGFVATDSARLWADTHEPGGYAAAAAEWVKRTPRGRVGDADDIARVIALLCSSDARWITGQVIVADGGLTLR from the coding sequence ATGGCAGAACAGCCTTTTCGCGGCCAGGTGGCGCTGATCACCGGCAGCTCGCGCGGCATCGGCCGTGCCACCGCGCTGCTGCTGGCGCGCCGGGGCGCGGACATTGCCGTGCATTACCGGCGCGACGAGGAAGCCGCGCTGGCCGTGTGCAGCGAGGCACGCGCGGCCGGCGTGCGGGCGGTGGCCGTGCGTGCCGACTTGCGTGACCAGGAGGCCGTCGCCGCGCTGGTGGCGCAGGTCGGCAACGACTTCGGCCGGCTGGACATGCTGGTCGCCAACGCTGCGTCCACGGCCTTCAAGCCGCTGCTGGAACTGGCCCCGCACAACATCGGCATGACGCTGGACACCAGCGTGCAGTCGCTGCTGACGCTGGTGCGCGCGGCGGTGCCGCTGATGCAGGGGCGCAGCGGCAACATCGTGACGGTGTCCGGCTTCGACACGCTGCGCTGCCTGCCGGGGCACGGCTTGCTGGGCGCCGCCAAGGCGGCGGTGGAAACGCTGACCCGGTACCTGGCGGCGGAGCTGGCGCCGCTGGGCATCAACGCCAACTGCGTGGTGCCGGGCTTCGTCGCCACCGATTCGGCGCGCCTGTGGGCGGACACGCACGAGCCGGGTGGTTACGCGGCTGCCGCGGCCGAGTGGGTCAAGCGCACGCCGCGCGGGCGGGTCGGCGATGCCGACGACATCGCGCGCGTGATCGCGCTGCTGTGCTCGTCCGACGCGCGCTGGATTACCGGCCAGGTGATCGTCGCCGATGGCGGGCTGACGCTGCGCTGA
- a CDS encoding acyl-CoA dehydrogenase family protein has product MSDFRLDDDLEAFRAQVRKLAEREFAPRAAHWDENEEFPEANRRLLGELGYFGTLIPPEYGGSGGRIIQSCLLVEEVARVCFNTASVCQIAVHGPSRAITVLGSEALKRRLLPGVVTGEHLIAISISEPQAGSAVTDLRTRAVDVSDAYLLNGHKCFTTLGNYCTHLLVMCRFGKSSGARGIGALVVDRDTPGLHLGKPDKKMGGRGAPECEVFFDDCRVPKANLLVPGDPNSTAGFKRLMDVFGPERCGNAAICVGLAQGAYDAALAYAQQREQFGRPIMEFQGIQWKIADMATQLHAARLMVYRAATSERDGFPDPRDTTMAKLYANEMVQRVTSEALQIHGHGGYTRALPLERMMRDGRGYAVGGGTVEILRNTLAALEFGRSFDQRRG; this is encoded by the coding sequence ATGAGCGATTTCCGGCTGGATGACGATCTTGAAGCGTTCCGCGCGCAGGTGCGCAAGCTCGCCGAGCGCGAATTCGCGCCGCGCGCCGCCCACTGGGACGAGAACGAGGAATTCCCGGAAGCCAACCGCCGCCTGCTGGGCGAGCTCGGCTACTTCGGCACGCTGATTCCGCCCGAGTACGGCGGCTCGGGCGGGCGCATCATCCAGTCCTGCCTGCTGGTGGAGGAAGTCGCCCGCGTCTGCTTCAACACCGCCAGCGTGTGCCAGATCGCCGTGCATGGGCCGTCGCGGGCCATCACCGTGCTCGGCAGCGAGGCGCTCAAACGCCGCCTGCTGCCCGGCGTCGTCACCGGCGAGCACCTGATTGCCATCAGCATCTCCGAGCCGCAGGCCGGCTCGGCGGTCACCGACCTTCGCACCCGGGCTGTGGACGTGAGCGACGCCTACCTGCTCAACGGCCACAAGTGCTTCACCACGCTGGGCAATTACTGCACGCACCTGCTGGTGATGTGCCGCTTCGGCAAGTCCAGCGGCGCGCGCGGCATCGGCGCGCTGGTCGTGGACCGCGACACGCCCGGCCTGCACCTGGGCAAGCCGGACAAGAAAATGGGTGGTCGCGGCGCGCCGGAGTGCGAGGTGTTCTTCGACGATTGCCGGGTGCCCAAGGCCAACCTGCTGGTGCCCGGCGATCCGAATTCGACAGCCGGCTTCAAGCGCCTGATGGACGTCTTCGGCCCGGAGCGCTGCGGCAATGCCGCCATCTGCGTGGGCCTGGCGCAGGGCGCCTACGACGCGGCGCTGGCGTATGCCCAGCAGCGCGAGCAGTTCGGCCGGCCGATCATGGAATTCCAGGGCATCCAGTGGAAGATCGCCGATATGGCGACCCAGCTGCACGCCGCCCGGCTGATGGTGTACCGGGCGGCGACCAGCGAGCGCGACGGCTTTCCGGACCCGCGCGACACCACAATGGCCAAGCTGTACGCCAACGAGATGGTGCAGCGGGTCACCAGCGAGGCGCTGCAGATTCACGGCCACGGCGGCTACACGCGCGCCCTGCCGCTGGAGCGGATGATGCGCGACGGGCGCGGCTACGCCGTCGGCGGCGGCACGGTCGAGATCCTGCGCAACACCCTGGCGGCGCTGGAGTTCGGGCGCAGCTTCGATCAACGGCGGGGGTAG
- a CDS encoding phage integrase N-terminal SAM-like domain-containing protein, which produces MLDQVRDRVRRLGYAKRAETSYVHWIKRYILFHGKRHPRSNKRGQPPVPMSTAVPRN; this is translated from the coding sequence CTGCTGGACCAGGTTCGGGACCGGGTCCGGCGGCTGGGGTACGCTAAGCGGGCCGAGACTTCCTACGTCCACTGGATAAAACGATACATCCTATTCCACGGCAAGCGCCATCCCCGGAGTAATAAGCGGGGACAGCCCCCCGTTCCCATGTCGACGGCTGTTCCTCGGAATTAA
- the aqpZ gene encoding aquaporin Z has translation MKKYGAEFFGTFWLVLGGCGSAVLAAAFPDVGIGLLGVSLAFGLTVLTMAFAIGHISGCHLNPAVSLGLWAGGRFPAKELLPYIVAQVLGGIVAGGVLYLIASGKAGFDLSAGFASNGYGSHSPGGYSLLAALITEVVMTMMFLLVILGATDKQAPQGFAPIAIGLCLTLIHLISIPVTNTSVNPARSTGVAVYVGGWAISQLWLFWVAPIIGGMLGAVIYRFIGNEEN, from the coding sequence ATGAAGAAATATGGCGCAGAGTTTTTTGGAACCTTCTGGCTGGTTCTTGGTGGTTGCGGCAGTGCCGTGTTAGCAGCTGCGTTCCCAGATGTTGGCATCGGCCTGCTTGGCGTATCACTGGCGTTCGGCCTGACCGTGCTCACTATGGCCTTCGCTATCGGACACATATCCGGTTGCCACCTCAACCCGGCAGTGTCGCTTGGTCTTTGGGCCGGCGGTCGTTTCCCGGCAAAAGAACTACTGCCCTACATTGTTGCGCAGGTTTTGGGCGGCATTGTGGCTGGTGGTGTTCTGTATCTCATTGCCAGCGGCAAGGCGGGTTTTGATCTATCCGCGGGCTTTGCGTCAAATGGTTATGGCTCCCATTCACCTGGCGGGTATAGTTTGCTGGCTGCCCTGATCACTGAAGTAGTCATGACCATGATGTTTCTCCTTGTCATTCTAGGTGCTACTGACAAACAGGCCCCACAGGGATTCGCACCGATTGCCATTGGCTTGTGCCTGACACTCATTCACTTGATCAGCATCCCGGTTACAAATACCTCGGTGAATCCTGCGCGCAGCACCGGCGTTGCTGTGTATGTTGGCGGTTGGGCGATTTCACAGCTTTGGCTTTTCTGGGTGGCTCCGATTATTGGAGGTATGCTTGGCGCCGTGATCTATCGCTTTATCGGTAACGAAGAGAACTAA